In Aegilops tauschii subsp. strangulata cultivar AL8/78 chromosome 3, Aet v6.0, whole genome shotgun sequence, one genomic interval encodes:
- the LOC109783782 gene encoding thiamine pyrophosphokinase 1, giving the protein MPPLPTMTHSSSFLLPSSSPPAPPTGADAENAVSYAVVVLNQRLPRFAPLLWTRARLRVCADGGANRVFDGMPDLLPGEDPDEVRVRYKPDAIEGDMDSVRPEVKEYYSSLGTQIIDDSPDQDTTDLNKCISFITRNPPGPDNSNLFILVLGALGGRFDHEMGNINVLHRFSNTRIILLSDDSSIFLLPKTHSHEIHIERSVEGPHCGLIPMGAPSSSSTTTGLRWNLDNTSMNFGGLLSTSNIVEEEIVTVTSDSDLIWTISLRKHT; this is encoded by the exons atgccgccgctcCCGACGATGACCcactcctcctccttcctcctcccgtCCTCTTCCCCGCCTGCTCCTCCGACCGGCGCCGACGCCGAGAACGCGGTCTCCTACGCCGTCGTCGTCCTCAACCAGCGCCTCCCGCGCTTCGCGCCCCTGCTCTGGACCCGAG CGCGGCTGCGGGTGTGCGCGGACGGCGGCGCAAACAGGGTCTTCGACGGCATGCCGGACCTGCTCCCCGGCGAGGACCCCGACGAGGTCCGCGTCAG GTACAAGCCCGATGCAATCGAAGGAGATATGGATTCTGTAAGGCCAGAAGTGAAGGAATACTATTCCAGTTTG GGTACCCAAATAATCGATGATTCACCTGATCAGGACACCACAGACTTGAACAAATGCATATCGTTCATCACCAGAAATCCACCCGGGCCAGACAATTCTAAT CTCTTCATTCTCGTTCTCGGTGCGCTTGGAGGAAGGTTCGATCACGAGATGGGGAACATCAACGTGCTGCATCGCTTCTCAAACACCAGGATCATCCTCCTGTCAGACGACTCCTCGATCTTTCTGCTCCCAAAGACGCACAGTCACGAGATCCACATCGAGCGGTCTGTCGAGGGTCCTCATTGTGGACTGATCCCCATGGGCGCGCCCTCAAGTAGCAGCACCACCACCGGTCTCCGGTGGAACCTAG ATAACACCAGCATGAATTTCGGCGGGCTGCTGAGCACATCAAACATTGTGGAGGAGGAGATTGTAACAGTCACTTCGGATTCTGATTTGATTTGGACAATATCGCTTCGGAAACATACTTAA